A DNA window from Acidimicrobiia bacterium contains the following coding sequences:
- a CDS encoding CaiB/BaiF CoA-transferase family protein, with protein sequence MGPLQGIRIVELTGIGPGPFAAMMLADMGAEVLRVDRAQLVRDDFSGSNPELLFRGRRSVGVDLKNPDGVETVLRLVESADALIEGFRPGVAERLGVGPDECAARNPRLVYGRMTGWGQEGPLATAAGHDINYIALGGALAHIGRPGEKPVPPLNLVGDFGGGGMLLAFGVVCGVLEAGRSGKGQVVDAAMVDGTATLMTLIQGLQGIGMWSDERGTNMLDTGLPYYDTYETADGKYVSIGSLEPQFYAELLEKTGLTGEGFEAQDDPALRPRLRERLTEVFLTKTRDEWCETLEGSDVCFAPVLTMSEAAEHPHAKARGTYMEIDGFVQPSPAPRFGRTTPAAPTAPVWPGENTDEALTDWGFDASDISALRESGAVK encoded by the coding sequence GTGGGACCCCTCCAGGGAATCAGGATTGTCGAGCTCACCGGGATCGGGCCCGGTCCCTTCGCAGCCATGATGCTGGCCGACATGGGCGCGGAGGTTCTGCGCGTCGACCGCGCGCAGCTGGTCCGTGACGACTTCTCGGGCTCGAACCCCGAACTCCTCTTTCGCGGTCGACGGTCGGTGGGGGTCGACCTCAAGAACCCCGACGGTGTCGAGACCGTGCTACGCCTCGTCGAGAGTGCCGACGCACTCATCGAGGGGTTCCGCCCCGGCGTGGCCGAGCGTCTGGGCGTCGGCCCCGACGAGTGCGCGGCCCGCAATCCCAGACTCGTGTACGGGCGGATGACGGGATGGGGTCAGGAGGGGCCCCTCGCGACCGCCGCCGGGCACGACATCAACTACATCGCGCTGGGTGGCGCCCTGGCCCACATCGGTCGCCCCGGTGAGAAACCGGTTCCTCCCCTCAACCTCGTCGGCGACTTCGGTGGTGGGGGGATGCTGTTGGCGTTCGGCGTCGTGTGCGGGGTGCTCGAGGCCGGGCGCTCCGGAAAGGGTCAGGTCGTCGACGCAGCCATGGTCGACGGCACCGCCACGCTGATGACACTCATCCAGGGTCTGCAGGGGATCGGGATGTGGAGCGACGAGCGGGGCACCAACATGCTCGACACCGGCCTGCCCTACTACGACACGTACGAAACGGCCGACGGGAAGTACGTCAGCATCGGGTCGCTCGAGCCGCAGTTCTACGCCGAGCTCCTGGAGAAGACGGGACTCACCGGTGAGGGATTCGAGGCGCAGGACGATCCGGCGCTGCGGCCGCGACTCCGGGAACGTCTCACCGAGGTGTTCCTCACCAAGACGCGCGACGAATGGTGCGAGACCCTGGAGGGCAGCGACGTCTGTTTCGCGCCCGTGCTCACGATGAGTGAGGCGGCAGAGCACCCGCACGCCAAGGCCCGCGGGACGTACATGGAGATCGACGGGTTCGTGCAGCCGTCGCCGGCTCCCCGCTTCGGCCGGACGACACCTGCCGCGCCGACAGCGCCGGTCTGGCCGGGGGAGAACACCGACGAGGCGCTCACCGACTGGGGTTTCGACGCTTCCGACATCTCCGCCCTGCGCGAATCGGGCGCGGTGAAGTAG
- a CDS encoding MFS transporter: MTDPDPGHGSDHLARRRDSTLWPFGLMPAFVLVLVNFLDGAETNILPGTLSLLQDDFGFSDTAGGALATAMAAAGLLVVLPAGYIADHYRRTRTLAIVVALWSALSVLSAAALGFAMFAAARFAMGAANSLDNPPASSLIADYYPPVSRGRVFAVQRVAWSIGVGVGIAVGGAVGGALGWRAAYLVFVAPGLVVALLVGLLAEPRRGALDHVRTTGPASDREHDLVTEMELGEASPTRQGVREYLDGVRELTRIPTARRLYLGLGVAMAGFNGMAFWLPSFLERVHDLSEAAAGAVTGGLVVVVALSGALVGGHLGDRAAADGGSGRLSITGTALAGGAVLAAVAFPVPVVGPQLIVFAVGAFVLSMAIPNFAAAIAEVVPARRRGTGFSLYYFLTILGGALGPLVIGAVSDLTGSLTAAMAVSMLPAIPGGLYVLGARHTLEADARAAMGGPG, translated from the coding sequence GTGACGGACCCCGATCCCGGTCACGGCAGCGACCACCTCGCCCGCCGCCGTGACAGCACACTGTGGCCCTTCGGCCTCATGCCGGCCTTCGTGCTGGTGCTGGTCAACTTCCTCGACGGGGCGGAGACGAACATCCTTCCCGGCACGCTCTCGCTGCTCCAGGACGACTTCGGCTTCTCCGATACGGCGGGTGGTGCGCTGGCGACGGCCATGGCCGCCGCCGGTCTCCTGGTGGTCCTTCCGGCGGGCTACATCGCCGACCACTACCGGCGCACGAGAACGCTGGCGATCGTCGTGGCGCTCTGGTCGGCCCTGTCGGTGCTCTCCGCGGCCGCGCTGGGCTTCGCGATGTTCGCCGCCGCACGGTTCGCCATGGGCGCCGCCAACAGCCTCGACAACCCACCGGCGTCCTCACTCATCGCCGACTACTACCCGCCTGTGTCGCGGGGAAGGGTCTTCGCCGTCCAGCGCGTCGCGTGGTCCATCGGCGTCGGTGTGGGAATCGCCGTGGGAGGTGCTGTCGGGGGCGCCCTCGGGTGGCGGGCCGCCTATCTGGTTTTCGTCGCGCCCGGGCTGGTCGTCGCGCTCCTCGTGGGGCTCCTGGCCGAACCGCGCCGGGGAGCACTCGACCACGTCCGCACGACGGGGCCCGCGTCGGACCGGGAGCACGACCTGGTGACAGAGATGGAGCTCGGGGAGGCGTCACCGACGCGCCAGGGCGTTCGCGAGTACCTCGACGGTGTGCGCGAGCTGACACGGATCCCGACCGCACGGCGGCTGTATCTCGGCCTCGGCGTCGCGATGGCCGGATTCAACGGTATGGCGTTCTGGCTCCCGTCGTTCCTCGAACGAGTTCACGACCTCAGCGAGGCCGCGGCCGGTGCGGTGACGGGGGGCCTCGTCGTCGTGGTCGCGCTGTCGGGTGCGCTGGTGGGCGGCCATCTGGGCGACCGCGCAGCCGCTGATGGCGGGAGCGGGCGCCTGAGCATCACCGGAACCGCACTCGCAGGAGGCGCCGTTCTCGCGGCCGTTGCCTTCCCGGTGCCCGTGGTCGGGCCCCAGCTGATCGTCTTCGCCGTCGGGGCGTTCGTCCTCTCGATGGCGATCCCGAACTTCGCGGCGGCGATCGCCGAGGTCGTGCCCGCGCGCCGTCGCGGCACGGGCTTCTCGCTCTACTACTTCCTCACGATTCTCGGTGGGGCGCTGGGGCCCCTCGTCATCGGTGCCGTGTCGGACCTGACGGGCTCGCTGACGGCGGCGATGGCCGTCTCGATGCTCCCCGCGATACCTGGCGGCCTCTACGTCCTCGGGGCACGCCACACGCTCGAAGCCGACGCGCGCGCCGCGATGGGTGGCCCGGGGTGA
- a CDS encoding penicillin acylase family protein — translation MLVRRKARRWSAVFVAAALVLTAGVAGAGEPDPDESPAEDAPAEGTEVTDGHYQEFDDARGFLNVLPPGQTATLSAEGFAQASEADAAGDETGFPPFFADQRIMYNDLVFNSPGLSDDQLLDYFKDASFGVEPDDVGRTYQPGDRDDVTIIRDKSFNVPHIFGDTREGTMFAQGYATAEDRILYMDVLRNTGRGRLSEFVGFSDTLIGQDLDTLENAPYTEADLQEQIDALKDGTPEQQDVYNDIAAYTEGVNAFLADAEADETLLPFEYQLLGTTPEPWETTDAVAIGGLIGGIFGKGGGREVQNYCGLEAMTEALGAEEAREVYDDLKFANDPSAPVSSTQPAPYMDDLGPVDDAAVADLDCESLFPVGAGDPESAQPVPAAEGAGQDSAGEASLGGPASPAPPETVIDFLGRLDHASTQPASASNALLVNGEHTDDGRPIAVFGPQIGYSVPELIVEKDVHGPGIDARGMGFLGIDMWVLIGRGQDYAWSATSSGADNIDDFVLELCWADGRESEVDATTADGYMHDGECKEIDTFDHVVETTDGIASGPPVTLTWTIQRAPDYGPINQRGTLKDGTPVAIATDRSTYFEEIVSAAGFRNANDPEFMEEGYEAFRRAMGDGITFSFNWFYVDAETAGYQHTCKCPQRAEGVDPTLPTTGGGEFDWTGFLDAEDQPHDADPDRGYVTSWNNKQAPKFTSADDQWSFGPIYRVDMLNSRIEEAIDSGEPVDRAAVVDAMEDAATTDLRAQEILPVLLEIMGLTPPEGRDERLAAMREELELWLEFDGHRRAREKADTVYETPVGPAIMDAWWEPLTYAIFTEENSGDAFRALDLGIHNSPDNHQGSSFSQGSYPQVYNDLTNVAGTPTDGAWDRTYCGNGDLEACRTVLWDSLESTIPLLEEEFKDSADPTAVSSWERTVADDQIEYSSLLVGVPPMNWVNRPTFQQVVQLDTDGRAELRTADAESSDGSSSSNIGVFILIVIGALIVISIVVMLVRAQRKPGT, via the coding sequence ATGCTTGTCCGACGCAAAGCCCGGCGCTGGAGCGCCGTGTTCGTGGCCGCCGCGCTCGTCCTCACGGCCGGGGTGGCGGGAGCGGGAGAGCCCGATCCCGACGAGAGCCCCGCCGAGGACGCCCCTGCCGAGGGCACCGAGGTGACCGACGGCCACTACCAGGAGTTCGACGACGCCCGCGGGTTCCTGAATGTCCTTCCGCCGGGCCAGACCGCCACGCTCAGCGCCGAGGGTTTCGCGCAGGCCTCGGAGGCCGACGCCGCGGGCGACGAGACGGGCTTCCCCCCCTTTTTCGCCGACCAGCGGATCATGTACAACGACCTCGTCTTCAACAGCCCCGGCCTCTCCGACGACCAGCTCCTCGACTACTTCAAGGACGCCTCCTTCGGCGTGGAGCCCGACGACGTAGGACGCACGTACCAGCCCGGTGACCGCGACGACGTCACGATCATCCGCGACAAGAGCTTCAACGTGCCCCACATCTTCGGCGACACCCGTGAGGGCACGATGTTCGCCCAGGGCTACGCCACCGCGGAGGACCGCATCCTCTACATGGACGTCCTGCGCAACACGGGGCGCGGGCGACTCAGCGAGTTCGTCGGCTTCTCGGACACGCTGATCGGCCAGGACCTGGACACGCTCGAGAACGCGCCCTACACCGAGGCGGATCTCCAGGAGCAGATCGACGCCCTGAAGGACGGCACCCCCGAGCAGCAGGACGTCTACAACGACATCGCCGCCTACACCGAGGGCGTCAACGCCTTCCTCGCCGACGCCGAGGCCGACGAGACCCTCCTGCCGTTCGAGTACCAGTTGCTGGGCACGACCCCCGAACCGTGGGAGACAACGGATGCGGTCGCCATCGGTGGCCTCATCGGGGGCATCTTCGGCAAGGGTGGCGGCCGCGAGGTCCAGAACTACTGCGGTCTTGAAGCGATGACCGAGGCCCTCGGGGCCGAGGAGGCCCGGGAGGTCTACGACGACCTCAAGTTCGCCAACGACCCGTCGGCGCCGGTTTCGTCGACGCAGCCTGCGCCGTACATGGACGACCTCGGCCCGGTCGACGATGCGGCCGTGGCGGACCTCGACTGCGAGAGCCTGTTCCCCGTGGGGGCCGGCGACCCCGAGTCCGCCCAGCCGGTGCCCGCTGCCGAGGGGGCCGGTCAGGACTCCGCCGGGGAGGCCTCCCTCGGCGGTCCCGCGAGCCCGGCTCCTCCCGAGACGGTCATCGATTTCCTCGGCCGCCTCGACCACGCCTCCACGCAGCCCGCGTCGGCCAGCAACGCCCTGCTCGTGAACGGGGAGCACACCGACGACGGCCGGCCCATCGCCGTCTTCGGCCCCCAGATCGGGTACTCCGTCCCGGAGCTGATCGTGGAGAAGGACGTCCACGGGCCCGGGATCGACGCCCGCGGCATGGGGTTCCTGGGCATCGACATGTGGGTGCTCATCGGGCGCGGCCAGGACTACGCGTGGTCGGCGACGTCGTCGGGCGCCGACAACATCGACGACTTCGTCCTCGAGCTGTGCTGGGCCGACGGTCGGGAGTCGGAGGTGGATGCGACAACCGCCGACGGCTACATGCACGACGGTGAGTGCAAGGAGATCGACACGTTCGACCACGTCGTGGAGACCACCGACGGGATCGCGTCCGGCCCACCCGTGACCCTGACATGGACCATCCAACGGGCCCCCGACTACGGCCCCATCAACCAGCGCGGCACCCTGAAGGACGGCACGCCGGTGGCGATCGCCACCGACCGCTCCACCTACTTCGAGGAGATCGTGTCGGCGGCCGGGTTCCGCAACGCCAACGACCCCGAGTTCATGGAGGAGGGCTACGAGGCCTTCCGGCGCGCCATGGGCGACGGCATCACCTTCAGCTTCAACTGGTTCTACGTGGATGCCGAGACCGCCGGCTACCAGCACACGTGCAAGTGCCCGCAACGCGCCGAGGGGGTCGACCCGACCCTTCCCACGACGGGGGGCGGTGAGTTCGATTGGACCGGCTTCCTCGACGCCGAGGACCAGCCCCACGACGCCGATCCCGACCGGGGCTACGTGACGTCGTGGAACAACAAGCAGGCGCCGAAGTTCACGTCGGCCGACGACCAGTGGTCGTTCGGGCCCATCTACCGCGTCGACATGCTCAACTCGCGGATCGAGGAGGCCATCGACAGCGGTGAGCCGGTCGACCGTGCGGCCGTCGTCGATGCGATGGAGGACGCCGCCACGACCGACCTGCGCGCGCAGGAAATCCTGCCCGTCCTGCTCGAGATCATGGGCCTCACACCGCCGGAAGGCCGCGACGAGCGGCTCGCCGCCATGCGCGAGGAACTGGAACTCTGGCTGGAGTTCGACGGGCACCGTCGCGCCCGCGAGAAGGCCGACACGGTCTACGAGACGCCGGTGGGGCCCGCGATCATGGACGCCTGGTGGGAGCCGCTCACCTACGCCATCTTCACCGAGGAGAACTCCGGCGACGCCTTCCGGGCGCTCGACCTCGGGATCCACAACAGCCCCGACAACCATCAGGGATCGTCGTTCTCGCAAGGTTCCTACCCACAGGTCTACAACGACCTCACCAACGTCGCCGGCACCCCGACCGACGGAGCCTGGGACCGCACCTACTGCGGGAACGGCGACCTCGAAGCCTGCCGCACGGTCCTGTGGGACTCACTCGAGTCGACCATCCCGCTGCTCGAGGAGGAGTTCAAGGACAGCGCAGACCCGACCGCCGTGTCGTCGTGGGAGCGCACGGTCGCTGACGACCAGATCGAGTACTCCTCGCTACTGGTGGGTGTACCACCGATGAACTGGGTGAACCGGCCCACGTTCCAACAGGTCGTGCAGCTCGACACCGACGGAAGGGCAGAGCTGCGCACGGCTGATGCCGAGAGCAGCGACGGGTCATCGAGCAGCAACATCGGTGTGTTCATCCTCATCGTGATCGGTGCTCTCATCGTGATCAGCATCGTCGTGATGCTCGTGCGCGCACAGCGCAAGCCCGGCACCTGA